The Naumovozyma dairenensis CBS 421 chromosome 1, complete genome genomic interval taaaccATTTACTATATTCAACTTGAGGTAAAATTGCCACCGTACGAAGTAAGTTACTGATAGTCTTGATTAGTCCCATGAATCCCAAAACTTTAGCTCTTCCAATTCTATCAGAGACATTCCCCCACTTGAGTGATACTAGTGTGGTGACCAGTCCAGATATAATCAATGTAGCAGATTGGATATCTGAAACTATTGTTTGGACCTCAGTATGATCGCATTCATATTTTCCTGTCTGCTCATTTTCAGTCTTGATATTTTCACAAACCTTTGCCATAGTTAATGTAATCGAAGGTGTTAAATATAGCATATCTGAAAGACATATAAGAAACATCAAGAAACATAGTAGAAGACAAGTCGGTTTCTTGTTCCAATTGGTTTCTACCCATACGGATGCCGAGCTAgcttcttcctcttcaacATCTCCTTCACCTTCTACTATATTTTCTTCGGTATTCGCATAGTCAGCACATCTATTACTTATTAGGCTGGTAGTTTGGTTAGTTTCTGCTTCAACAGTATCACTATTATCGATTGATGATTCGGAGAAGTGTGATAgctttttcttgttcattgTTGAGATCGATGATTCTTGGTTCGTGTCAGAACTTAGTCGGTCTTGACTACCATATCTCGATTGTTTAGACATCTGTATGTGGTACTTTTTACAATGAGCTAAAGTTTGggtattaataatatcttgGGTAtgtaatttgaaagatacACTGATGAGATAATGAAGTTCTGGGTggaaaacaaagaaatagTCTTATGTACTAACGGCGAACTTTCTCTTATTTAAGAATGctcttttaaataatgaaaggAGAGAGTTTGTGTCCACCGAGCCGTTATCTGCCTCATCATATACAGCCTGTGtatataatttatctaaGCCAAGGTAATTACGGCTGAGATAACAAGTTGTTTCTTGGCGCTGCCCCTGTCTATACATTCGGAACATCATTTTTGGATGTAAAATTCTCCAGAGCTTCCCTTTCCCTGAAAATAACGACACACGGATTTATAGGTATGGACTACTGGATCGTGGCCTCCATTATCAGTTATAAATGACATATCTTTACGGCCTTATTGATAATAGGCAAAGGTAAAAACTACCTACTGTATATACGGTGGACAACGTATCATAGAAAACTAATGGGTAATAAGTCCAAAAATGAATGTGATCTGGCCGTATATTATTTGACAAAGAATGCCTACTTGAATAACATTCTTCttacttttcaaaatctatagaattttatatatgataGATATGGTATaaagacaaaaaaaataatctaCTTTATGACTACTTCCTCTTTTTCTCATCCATGCTTAACTCATCTACGATTGAATGAATAGAAACATTTCTCAAAAGAACATGACCAACAACTTCTAAGAGTAACATAAATAGTGACGACAATATAGCCAAACAATAATTGGAGATAGTTACACCAATATCTAACCATGATCCCTcagttttcaaaagataGAAAAAGTTTAATGAAAGGATATCACTAGTAGAAATAATCAACGTCGAAATCGTATAATCatgaatattcaatttcaaattcaatattcCTAATCCAGTTGATAGAAGGAGATATGgaataattaatttcaacATTAGTAATGCCCCCATTGGGAATGGATCGAAAATTGGTATCAGACGATAAACTGAAtctaaagaaaatgatgaaatggaAGCAACATTACCAGTTCCAAAAAATGCAACTTGTAACAAGAAAAATCCAATAATTGAAACTCTCAAGACTTGAAGCCAATTCTTTTGTTTCCCgctttctttcaatttcaattgcGATTCGATTTCTATCCATTGAACGATATATGCAGTgaataagaaataaaataaagattCAAATGATATGGTCAAAATGAGGAAGATTGGAGCGAACGTCAGATATATGCTCAATAATCTTACCCTATAATCATTACTAGATTTGGTGTAATGTAGAAATGGCATTAcaattaaagataataaagtaATTACCCATCCACCGATTTGTGCATCGCGAGGTAACCCCATTCTAGCCTGTAATGAAATAACTGACTTGTTTGTGAAAAACAACATTCCAATAATCAACATGATCTGCATACAAAAGATATTTAAAGTGCATCGAGTGATATCTTTGTAGATTTTGAACAGAGCGATTAGACTACCCATTGCTATTAGAATACCTGCAATATTAATTTGAGTCaaactttcaattttaacCGCATCATAAAGGGTAAACGTGGAAATGAACACTGACGTTGCTATCCATGAAAGattcaagatattatttcttaatcCGCAGATTAATGGATAGAAcgataatatattgaaaattaaagTGAAGATCCAACGATGGAAGAATCCATATACTATACCTTCGTATATGAAAAGGATAGAAACTCCCGAGACGATCTTATTCAGAGTTGTAGTTCCTTTAAAAAACTCCTTAATACCATGGGTCAATACAATATTATTGGTTAAAATTTGACTCCAGAAAAATAACGGGAAGGCCAAGTACATGTAGAAATTAAACGGAGAGCGTTGGTAATAAAGAATCCAATTCAAAACAATACCAACCGAGAAGAAAAGACTATAATTCAAAAGTGAAGTATGCAAGTGATCCATAGTTCCAGGTATAATGAAaacttttaaaaaaataataaatgaataaagaATCCAACCGAGGAATCCGAAAGTTACAATAGTTCTTCTAAATCTCCAGTTATAGGTAGTTAAGTATTGTAGCCCTTCTAATGTAACTTTCATCAACTCTTCGGTAAGTGTAATCGCTTCATTCTCTAAATCAAGTTCACCGTCGGCTATCAGGTCGATTAAATGATGGATTTCCTTCAGATATTGCTTGTGTGACTTGTCTGATAGTTTGGGGTATTCTTTGTATATAAATTGAGACTCAATAACTTCTTGCTCTTTGACTAAATATTGCTCCAGGATACTTCTAGCATTATTATAAAGTGCCTTTAATTTCTGACTTTCATTGCTATCAATATAAGATAATGGAAGTTCACCTACAGAGTTTGCAGGGTAGTTCGCACCAATTAAGTAAGACATCAATGGTGTAATATCGGCTTgtttaatatcatttctttttatgTCTGCCAAACCCCAGGATTCAGTATAATTATCATAAATGGGTACTTCGTTTTTTACAGGTTTATTTAAACCTGCTCCCCATGCCACTAATGGAGTTCTTGTATTATTTGGATGACCATCTCCATGGGAACCAAAAGCACTCATTCCGTGGTCAGCTGTAAATATAAATGCTGTATCTTCGTCGCCAAAGAAATCGTGAACCTTGTCCACCAATAACGAAACTTGTTCATCGATATACTTAACGTTATCATAATATTCTGCTGAGTATGGTCTGTAAGAGTGTCCGGCAGTATCACAACCTAGTAAATGCAGGAAGAAAACATTACCTTCTTGTCTGATTTCGTGGTCCAAGGTAACATTGGAAGTAGAATTCTTGAAAAGAGAATCTAGGTGTCTAAACACGTAGGCATCTAACTCGATTGATGATTGTGTGAAATCTTCGTATTCGTGGCCGTACATCCATGCGTCAACTTTGTTAGGATCAGAAGCCCCATCTTTAAACATAGGTAAAATATCTGGTGAACCGAACGAGTAAGTATGCGTAGATTGATTAAAGAAACTATCAAAATCAACGGGATTTTCCTTCCACCCTTTCGTAACAGCGCTGACATCTTCATAGAAGCCAGCAATCATAGCAACGTGACCTGGACGAGATTCTGTTGGCATTCTTGTATGAGAAATACCATATGTCGCATTGGTTTTGACCAGGGACCTTATAAATGGAGCTAAAAATTCAGTTTTCCCAGTTGTTGGATGTgtaattaaatcaaaagtTGTGTCTGCACGTAACCCATCACCGACTATAAGGAATAATCTCTTAGCAGGTGGTGTATCAGTACTCCTAAAATGGTGCATACCATGCACCAATGGAGAAATGAAATAGATATCGAAAATGGACCatagataaaataaatgGAATAAAACACCTACCAGTAACAATGTCAAGCGGTATCTATTCATGATCTTCGTAGTGCAACGACAAGCGGTTTGCTTCAGGTAAAGCTGTATCTGAAGTTGTTCActctttttatttcttgaaCTTCTTGAACTGTATGAACCTGATGAATTTCGTTATATTTCGCGTTTGttgaatgatatttattttcGATTATTCGCGTAGTGTTAATCCTCGACTAATTCTGACGTGTTTGTATCGAGACTAACCtgaaattcaaaaagtCAAGATGCGAATTGCAATGACAAGTCCTATCACATATTTTCCAGTAATAAAATATGTACAAAAAAATCTTAGATAGTATTGTTTTTAAAAAAGCCTATTGTTGActttaattcttcaagaatGTGCTTGATGCATTCCATCCTCGTGTGGAAAACTATAGAATACCCTGAAGGTCACTATCAATTacttttcttgtttaaATATCTGAATACGATAGGTATTAAGagtatttttcaatacAAGCTCctgattttgatttttgaaagaatgaGCACCAACTACTTAGtgtgatatatttttatgaccgataataagaaacgacacaaaagagaagaaaaagaaaagagaagaatGGTTTTCCTACGGGTTATTA includes:
- the MCD4 gene encoding mannose-ethanolamine phosphotransferase MCD4 (similar to Saccharomyces cerevisiae MCD4 (YKL165C); ancestral locus Anc_1.184) codes for the protein MNRYRLTLLLVGVLFHLFYLWSIFDIYFISPLVHGMHHFRSTDTPPAKRLFLIVGDGLRADTTFDLITHPTTGKTEFLAPFIRSLVKTNATYGISHTRMPTESRPGHVAMIAGFYEDVSAVTKGWKENPVDFDSFFNQSTHTYSFGSPDILPMFKDGASDPNKVDAWMYGHEYEDFTQSSIELDAYVFRHLDSLFKNSTSNVTLDHEIRQEGNVFFLHLLGCDTAGHSYRPYSAEYYDNVKYIDEQVSLLVDKVHDFFGDEDTAFIFTADHGMSAFGSHGDGHPNNTRTPLVAWGAGLNKPVKNEVPIYDNYTESWGLADIKRNDIKQADITPLMSYLIGANYPANSVGELPLSYIDSNESQKLKALYNNARSILEQYLVKEQEVIESQFIYKEYPKLSDKSHKQYLKEIHHLIDLIADGELDLENEAITLTEELMKVTLEGLQYLTTYNWRFRRTIVTFGFLGWILYSFIIFLKVFIIPGTMDHLHTSLLNYSLFFSVGIVLNWILYYQRSPFNFYMYLAFPLFFWSQILTNNIVLTHGIKEFFKGTTTLNKIVSGVSILFIYEGIVYGFFHRWIFTLIFNILSFYPLICGLRNNILNLSWIATSVFISTFTLYDAVKIESLTQINIAGILIAMGSLIALFKIYKDITRCTLNIFCMQIMLIIGMLFFTNKSVISLQARMGLPRDAQIGGWVITLLSLIVMPFLHYTKSSNDYRVRLLSIYLTFAPIFLILTISFESLFYFLFTAYIVQWIEIESQLKLKESGKQKNWLQVLRVSIIGFFLLQVAFFGTGNVASISSFSLDSVYRLIPIFDPFPMGALLMLKLIIPYLLLSTGLGILNLKLNIHDYTISTLIISTSDILSLNFFYLLKTEGSWLDIGVTISNYCLAILSSLFMLLLEVVGHVLLRNVSIHSIVDELSMDEKKRK